Genomic window (Campylobacter sp. RM16704):
GCCTCACGCATTAAAAAATTCAAAGCCTTAAAACAAGCACTTAAAGAGCATAAAAGTGATGTTTTTATCTCATTTTTAGATACAACTAATATCGCTTGCATTTGGGCAAACAAAGGCTCAAATACGCCTTTAATCATTAGCGAACATAGTTCCTATACTTATTTAAAATCTAAAATTTGGAAATTTTTACGCCGTATAAGTTTTCCTTACGCTAATGCTTTAACCGTGCTAAGTAATGATGATAAAAATTACTATGAAAACTTTGTTAAAAAAGTTATTAATATGCCAAATCCTTGTCATTTTCACCCCATTAAAGAAAATTTAGAAAAAGAAAACAATGTCATTTTCGTAGGCAGACTTGATCACAATAAAAATGCCTCTATGTTTTTAAAAGCTATAGCAAGACTAGACATAAATTTACAAAATCAATATAATTTTTTCATAGCAGGCGATGGGGAATTAAAACAAGATTTAGAACAAGAAGCTAAGAACTTAAATATCAATGTTAATTTTTTAGGTAAAGTTGAAAACATACAAGAACTTTATAAAAAAGCAAAAATAATCTGCCTTTGTTCTTTCATAGAAGGCTTGCCAACGGTTTTACTTGAAAGTTTGTATTATCAAGTAGCACGCATTAGTACTAAATACACAAGTGGTCATAAAGATTTAATTGAAGATGAAAAAGATGGATTTTTAGTAGATTTAGATGATGAAAAGACTTTAAGTGAAAAACTTGCCCTTTTAATGCAAGATGAAAATTTAAGAAAAGAATTAGCACTCAATGCTCAAAAACGATGTAAAGATTATGAAGTAGCCAATGTAGCACAAAAGTGGCTTGATTTAATCAAAGAAGTAAGGGTTTAAAATGAAAAAACTTGCAATTTTTATATATTCTTTAGGAAGTGGCGGTGCTGAAAGAGTTGTATCCACATTGTTACCAGTTTTAAATTTAAAATATGAAGTGCATTTAATTTTAATGAATGATAAAATTTCATATGATATTCCTGAAATTAATATCCACTACCTTGAAAAATCAACCCCAAGCGAAAGTAATTTAGCCAAATTTTTAAAACTACCCTTACTAGCCATGAAATACAAAAAGCTTTGTGAAGATTTAAAAATAGATTTACAATTTGTATTATTAAATAGACCTAATTATATTGCTTTAATGGCAAAATCCCTAGGACTTAAATCAACTCTTATTATCAACGAATGCACTACTCCAAGTGTGATTTATAAACACAATAATCTAAATTCTTTTATCAATAAATTTCTTATTAAAAGACTTTATAATAAAGCAGATTTAATCTTAGCAAATTCTTTAGGAAACAAAGAAGATTTAATACAAAATTTCAACATAGAAGCTAAGAAATGTGATATTTTATACAATGCCATAGATTTAGAGAATATTTTAGAAAAATCTAAAGAAGAAATAGACTTTAAAGAGCCTTTTATACTAAGCGTTGGTAGGCTTGATCATGGTAAAAATCATGCTATGCTTATAAGAGCTTATGCAAAAGTTAAAACTGATTTAAAATTAGTTATTTTAGGTGAGGGTATTTTAAAAGATGAACTTTTAGCTTTAATAGAGACTTTAAATTTAAAGGATAAAGTCTTTTTACTAGGTTTTGATAAAAACCCTTATAAATATATGAGTAAATGTGATTTCTTTGCTTTTGCTTCAAGTTTTGAGGGTTTTTCAAATGTTTTAATCGAGTGTCTAGCTTGCAACACTGCCGTGCTTTGCACTGATCACAAAAGTGGTGCAAGAGAGCTATTTTTAGATGATGAATTTGGGCTTTTAGTAAAGGTAGATGATGAAAAAGCTATGCAAGAAGGCTTAGAAAAAATGTGCAATGATGAAGCATTAAAGACAAATTATAGACAAAAAGCTTTTTTACGTGCGAAAGAATTTGATAAAATTAGCATAGCAAAGCAATTATTTGAATTTTTTAACAAGGCTTAAAATGAAACTTCAACAAAATTTCACTGATAATAATTCTATAAAATATACCTGTATTTTAATCCTTATAGCCTTTACTTTTAGTGTTTTGTGTAGATTATATTGGGTGGCTTGGGCAAGTCAGTTTTATGAGTTTTTCTTTAATGATCAACTTATGATTACTACCAATGATGGCTATGCTTTTGCAGAAGGTGCAAGAGATATGATAGCAGGTTTTCATCAGTCTAATGATTTATCTTATTTTGGAAGCTCTCTTTCTACTTTGACTTATTGGCTTTATAGTATTTTACCTTTTAGCTTTGAAAGTATTATTTTATATATGAGTACTTTTTTTGCTTCTTTGATTGTTATACCTATTATATTAATCGCAAGAGAGTATAAACTCACTACTTATGGCTTTATAGCAGCTTTACTTGGAAGTATCGCAAATAGTTATTATAACCGCACTATGAGTGGATACTATGATACTGATATGCTAGTGTTGGTTTTACCAATGCTTATTTTACTAAGTTTTATAAGATTAACTATTAACAAAGATATTTTTACACTACTTTTAAGTCCGGTTTTCATCATGATTTATTTATGGTGGTATCCATCAAGCTATTCTTTAAATTTTGCAATGATAGGTCTTTTTGGTCTTTATATTTTGGTATTTCATAGAAAAGAAAAGATTTTTTATCTAGCTATTGCTTTAATGATTATAGCTTTAAGCATGTTAGCATGGCAATATAAACTTGCATTGATTGTTTTATTATTTGCTATTTTTGCTTTTAAAGAAGAAAAAATTAATTTTTATATGATTTGGGGTTTGATTTTTATTAGTGTTTTAATTTTATTTTTAAGTGGTGGTTTAGATCCTGTTTTATACCAACTAAAGTTTTATGTTTTTAAAGCTTCAGATGTACAAAATTTAAAAGATGCTGCTTTTGTATATTTTAATGTTAATGAAACCATTATGGAAGTAAATACCATTGATCCTGAAGTATTTATGCAAAGAATTAGCTCTAGTGTTTTGGTGTTTATCTTTTCTTTTATAGGTTTTATCTTACTTTGTAAAGATCACAAAAGTATGCTTTTGGCTTTACCTATGCTCGCACTAGGTTTTATGGCTTTAAGAGCTGGACTTAGATTTACCATTTATGCAGCTCCTGTAATGGCTTTGGGTTTTGGCTATTTTCTATATGCATTTTTTAATTTTTTAGAAAAAAAACGAATCAAACTTAGTTTAAAAAATAAAAATATTTTGTTAATACTCATTACATTTTTTAGTATAAGTCCTGCTTTAATGCATATATATTATTATAAATCTTCTACCGTTTTTACTTCTTATGAAGCTCAAATTTTAAATGAGTTAAAAGGTAAAGCTCAAAGGGAAGATTATGTCGTTGCTTGGTGGGATTATGGCTATCCAATTCGTTATTATAGTGATGTAAAAACTTTAATCGATGGTGGAAAGCACTTAGGAAAAGATAATTTTTTCTCATCATTTGTTTTAAGTAAGGATCCAGTTTCAGCAGCTAATATGGCAAGACTTAGTGTGGAATATACAGAAAAATCTTTTAAAGAAAACTATCCTGATATTTTAAAGGCTATGGTTAAAGATTACAACCAAACAAGTGCTAAAGATTTTTTAGAAAGTTTAAATAATAAAGATTTTAAATTTGATACTAATAAAACAAGAGATGTATATATTTATATGCCTTATAGAATGTTGCGTATCATGCCTGTTGTAGCTCAATTTGCAAATACAAATCCTGATAATGGAGAGCAAGAAAAAAGTTTATTTTTCTCCCAAGCTAATGCCATAGCTCAAGATAAAACATCTGGTTCAGTAATGCTTGATAATAGCATAGAAATTATAAATGACTTTAGAGCTTTAAAGTTAGAAAGCACTATAATACCTTTAAAAGCATTTGTAGATATAGAATCTATCACTAATGGCAAATTTTATTATAATGAAATCGATTCAAAAGCTCAAATTTATCTACTCTTTTTAAGAGAATACAAAAGCTTTGTGATTTTAGATGAAAATCTTTATAATAGTGCTTATATACAAATGTTTTTACTAAATCAATACGATCAAGATTTATTTGAGCAAATTACCAATGATGCAAGAGCAAAAATTTATAGGCTAAAAAGATGAAAATAGGAATTTTAACTCATAGCGCAATGAGTGTGTATTATTTTCGTCTTGCACTCATTAGGGCTTTAGAAAAAAATAATCATGAAGTTATAATCATCACTCCAAAAGATGATTTTGCTATCAAATTACAAGAGTTAGGTTATAAGGTTTGCTTTTATGATTTATCTAGATCAAGCGTTAATCCTTTGGTCGTTTTTAAAAATCTACTTAGCTTAAAAAATACACTTAAAAGTTTAAATTTAGATCTTTTACAAACAAGTGCACACAAAAGCAATACAATAGGTATTATAGCGGCTAAAATGGCGGGCATTAAATACACTTTTGGTTTGGTTGAAGGTTTAGGAAGTTTTTATATAGATGATGATTTTAAAAGTAAATTAGTAAGAATGAGCATTAATTTACTTTATAAAATTTCTTTTAAACTTGCTAATGGTTTTATTTTTGTCAATGAAAGCAATGCTTTATTTATGAAAAATCTAGGCTTAAAAGAAGAAAAAATAAAAATCATCAAATCCGTAGGTGTTAATTTAAAGCAATTTTTACCTTTAAAAATTAGCACAGAAGAAAAACAAACCTTTTTAAAAGAACATAATATGCCTGATAAACCTATCGTTTTAATGATTTCAAGAGTGCTTTGGCATAAAGGCATTAAAGAATTTTATGAAGCAAGTAAAATTTTAAATGATAAGGCAAATTTTGTTTTGGTGGGTGGAAGAGATGATAATAAATCTTGTGCTCCGCTTGATTTTTTACACTCAAATGATGTTTTCTATCTTGGTGCAAGAAGTGATATTGCACATTTATTAAATTTATGTGATATTTTTGTTTTACCAAGTTATAAAGAAGGCTATCCAAGAACGGTTTTAGAAGCACAAGCTTGTAAAAAAGCGTGCGTGGTAAGCAATGCTGAAGGTTGCATTGAAGCAGTGGATAATGCCATAGATGGTTTAATTTGTAAAAGTAAAGATAGTAAAGATTTAGCTGAAAAAATCGCAGTTTTGTTAGAAGATGAAAAACTAAAAAGCACTTTAGCACAAAATGCTTTTCTTAGAGTGCAAAATTATGATGAAAATATCATAGCTTTGAAATATCTTGACTTTTATAGGGGTTTTACAAATGTATAAAAATGGTTTAAAGCGTCTTTTTGACTTTTTTTTGGCTTTGATTTTGTTGATTATTTTTTTACCCTTTATAATACTTATTGGCATTGTTTTAAAAATCGTGCAAGGAAGTGTGTTCTTTAAACAAGCAAGACCTGGATTAAACGAAAAAATTTTTTATATTTATAAATTTAAAACTATGAGTGATGAAACTGATGAAAATGGAAAATTACTTCCTGATGAATTACGTTTAAAGCCTTTTGGAAAACTAGTTAGAAGTTTGAGTTTAGATGAATTACCACAGCTTTTTAATGTTTTAAAAGGCGATATGAGCTTCATAGGTCCAAGACCTTTACTTATAGAATATTTACCTTTATACAACCAAGAACAAAAAAAACGCCACGATGTAAGACCGGGTATTACAGGTTGGGCACAGATTAATGGACGAAATGCTATTTCTTGGGGACAAAAATTTAAATATGATATAGAATATGTGCAAAATTGCTCTTTTTTATTTGATCTTAAAATCTTTTTTATGACCATTGTTAAGGTTTTAAAAAGAAGCGGGGTTAATAAAGAAGGAGTAGCTACAACGGATAAATTCAATGGACACAACTAAAAGTATTTATATATATGGTTCTAGTGGGCACGGATTAGTCTGTGCTGATGTAGCTAGAAATTTAGGATATGAAAAAATCATTTTTTTAGATGATTATAAAGGCTTAAAATATCATTCAAATTTAGAAAAACACGACATGTTTATTGCTATTGGGGCAAATCATATTAGAGAAAAACTTTTTAAAAAAGCAAAAAAAGATGGATTTAGATTAGTAAATTTGATACATAAAAGTGCTATTATTAGTCCAAGTGCCTTTTTGGATGATGAGGGTATTTTAATCATGCCAAATGTAGTAGTTAATGCCAAAGCTAGCATAGCAAAAGGCGTGATTTTAAATACTGCTTGTGTGATTGAGCATGAGTGTTTTGTAGATGAGTTTAGCCATATTAGCGTTGGGGCTAAACTAACAGGAAATGTAAAAATAGGAAAGCGTTGTTTTTTGGGAGTTAATTCAAGCGTTATTCCTTGTATGAGTTTAAATGATGATATAACTTTAGGTGCGGGAGCAGT
Coding sequences:
- the pglH gene encoding GalNAc-alpha-(1->4)-GalNAc-alpha-(1->3)-diNAcBac-PP-undecaprenol alpha-1,4-N-acetyl-D-galactosaminyltransferase, with product MKITFIIATLNSGGAERVLVTLANELCKNHEISIIKFHKEDSFYKLDPKIKLFTLEQFDFSTLYNKIASRIKKFKALKQALKEHKSDVFISFLDTTNIACIWANKGSNTPLIISEHSSYTYLKSKIWKFLRRISFPYANALTVLSNDDKNYYENFVKKVINMPNPCHFHPIKENLEKENNVIFVGRLDHNKNASMFLKAIARLDINLQNQYNFFIAGDGELKQDLEQEAKNLNINVNFLGKVENIQELYKKAKIICLCSFIEGLPTVLLESLYYQVARISTKYTSGHKDLIEDEKDGFLVDLDDEKTLSEKLALLMQDENLRKELALNAQKRCKDYEVANVAQKWLDLIKEVRV
- the pglJ gene encoding N-acetylgalactosamine-N,N'-diacetylbacillosaminyl-diphospho-undecaprenol 4-alpha-N-acetylgalactosaminyltransferase, coding for MKKLAIFIYSLGSGGAERVVSTLLPVLNLKYEVHLILMNDKISYDIPEINIHYLEKSTPSESNLAKFLKLPLLAMKYKKLCEDLKIDLQFVLLNRPNYIALMAKSLGLKSTLIINECTTPSVIYKHNNLNSFINKFLIKRLYNKADLILANSLGNKEDLIQNFNIEAKKCDILYNAIDLENILEKSKEEIDFKEPFILSVGRLDHGKNHAMLIRAYAKVKTDLKLVILGEGILKDELLALIETLNLKDKVFLLGFDKNPYKYMSKCDFFAFASSFEGFSNVLIECLACNTAVLCTDHKSGARELFLDDEFGLLVKVDDEKAMQEGLEKMCNDEALKTNYRQKAFLRAKEFDKISIAKQLFEFFNKA
- the pglB gene encoding undecaprenyl-diphosphooligosaccharide--protein glycotransferase; this translates as MKLQQNFTDNNSIKYTCILILIAFTFSVLCRLYWVAWASQFYEFFFNDQLMITTNDGYAFAEGARDMIAGFHQSNDLSYFGSSLSTLTYWLYSILPFSFESIILYMSTFFASLIVIPIILIAREYKLTTYGFIAALLGSIANSYYNRTMSGYYDTDMLVLVLPMLILLSFIRLTINKDIFTLLLSPVFIMIYLWWYPSSYSLNFAMIGLFGLYILVFHRKEKIFYLAIALMIIALSMLAWQYKLALIVLLFAIFAFKEEKINFYMIWGLIFISVLILFLSGGLDPVLYQLKFYVFKASDVQNLKDAAFVYFNVNETIMEVNTIDPEVFMQRISSSVLVFIFSFIGFILLCKDHKSMLLALPMLALGFMALRAGLRFTIYAAPVMALGFGYFLYAFFNFLEKKRIKLSLKNKNILLILITFFSISPALMHIYYYKSSTVFTSYEAQILNELKGKAQREDYVVAWWDYGYPIRYYSDVKTLIDGGKHLGKDNFFSSFVLSKDPVSAANMARLSVEYTEKSFKENYPDILKAMVKDYNQTSAKDFLESLNNKDFKFDTNKTRDVYIYMPYRMLRIMPVVAQFANTNPDNGEQEKSLFFSQANAIAQDKTSGSVMLDNSIEIINDFRALKLESTIIPLKAFVDIESITNGKFYYNEIDSKAQIYLLFLREYKSFVILDENLYNSAYIQMFLLNQYDQDLFEQITNDARAKIYRLKR
- the pglA gene encoding N,N'-diacetylbacillosaminyl-diphospho-undecaprenol alpha-1,3-N-acetylgalactosaminyltransferase — encoded protein: MKIGILTHSAMSVYYFRLALIRALEKNNHEVIIITPKDDFAIKLQELGYKVCFYDLSRSSVNPLVVFKNLLSLKNTLKSLNLDLLQTSAHKSNTIGIIAAKMAGIKYTFGLVEGLGSFYIDDDFKSKLVRMSINLLYKISFKLANGFIFVNESNALFMKNLGLKEEKIKIIKSVGVNLKQFLPLKISTEEKQTFLKEHNMPDKPIVLMISRVLWHKGIKEFYEASKILNDKANFVLVGGRDDNKSCAPLDFLHSNDVFYLGARSDIAHLLNLCDIFVLPSYKEGYPRTVLEAQACKKACVVSNAEGCIEAVDNAIDGLICKSKDSKDLAEKIAVLLEDEKLKSTLAQNAFLRVQNYDENIIALKYLDFYRGFTNV
- the pglC gene encoding undecaprenyl phosphate N,N'-diacetylbacillosamine 1-phosphate transferase, yielding MYKNGLKRLFDFFLALILLIIFLPFIILIGIVLKIVQGSVFFKQARPGLNEKIFYIYKFKTMSDETDENGKLLPDELRLKPFGKLVRSLSLDELPQLFNVLKGDMSFIGPRPLLIEYLPLYNQEQKKRHDVRPGITGWAQINGRNAISWGQKFKYDIEYVQNCSFLFDLKIFFMTIVKVLKRSGVNKEGVATTDKFNGHN
- the pglD gene encoding UDP-N-acetylbacillosamine N-acetyltransferase, translating into MDTTKSIYIYGSSGHGLVCADVARNLGYEKIIFLDDYKGLKYHSNLEKHDMFIAIGANHIREKLFKKAKKDGFRLVNLIHKSAIISPSAFLDDEGILIMPNVVVNAKASIAKGVILNTACVIEHECFVDEFSHISVGAKLTGNVKIGKRCFLGVNSSVIPCMSLNDDITLGAGAVVVKNLTSKGIYAGIPAKKIKEVK